From the Bdellovibrio reynosensis genome, one window contains:
- a CDS encoding tail fiber domain-containing protein — MLSILLLIFAPQTFAAPNSLTYQGRIVKSDGTPLEHNNVSFLFEITSPNGSCVIYREQKNGINMANSKGVFDVPIGTGTKLFPPSPTATLLSAFDNSAVQDCGDADNNVASTYTPSASHTRLLRVQFHDGTGWKLISPDNEIRSVPFAAYSSSAETAKKAADADTLGTHPLADFVLKSGVTTCATGQYLTYDGTTFACQNDAGGAGMVSDVNVTAPLTKGGTTSIPVIGISVGTSAGTVAAGNDARFTDARVPMGTAGGDLSGTYPNPSVAKIQTIAVSAVAPTNGQFFKYNGTNWIGSAIAMSDVTNLSATLATYQTTAAFNSAVGSANCAAHQTPYWNSVSGSFQCQAINVSIAGDVSGTIGASVVDKIKGVAVDTTGLTSGQVLKYDGTKWAPANDINAGGTVTNIATGTGLSGGPITSTGTISLANTAVTPAVYGSTTAVATFTVDAQGRLTAASNAAIAFPVTSVATKTGAVTLDVGDIGNAASKYFTYRPNNVACTDGQVMKWVTANSRWECASDTDTSSGGTVTSIATGTGLSGGPISTTGTISLANTAVTAGSYTRASITVDAQGRLTAASNGAAISLTADVTGTLPIANGGTGQTTATAAFNALSPLTTKGDLVTRDGTNNIRLPVGTNGQVLSANSAQASGLQWITPTNGTVTSVTGTAPIVVATGTTTPAISIDDATASTKGAVQVGAGIAVTSGTISADPANFPSAVPVTKGGTGVTSFTANRLLASNGTGTALTYFNCPVGQIITFDASGIMGCSSLTTAGVFVNGGNSFGASSSLGNNDNYDLSIKTNSLTRITVKGSGNVGISNSSAPHKLSVGGGIFLQPTPPTPTTNMSTTTDIGVHLNADSDAGGLALVDYGSNRKDLALYFGDDAADNLRFMSFNSNNGWVPEDRMIITNAGYVGINTTTPTKVLDVKGDAQFGSNSATSSNIILSPSGAAQGTIRLTTDANANYLQSGLDSSVNSAKDLRFGPAFSSTPWMTIAGSTGNVGIGITNPGKLLNIQKDQAADTAILLKNASTADNAMAAVDVESDAAGVQLAVYGTGATGNWGASSIPKADSAVLRTYTGSPVANFGIGTGSANPVHLITSDSPRLTVTGAGDVGIGTTTTNSKFDVLTGSTFTNLGAGGAAQFRSSASANADYMGTGWLAEDLWGLMVGDGATYRNLVLQPWGGRVGIGTGTTAPGTTLTVNGSAQIDGGANFILHASSSTTTDAGDIVFNNYDNSQIARIWTNGGGTQSIQFSAGTDTTPEFTINSSGAATLTGTLTQNSDRRLKKDIQTIPDALRKISSVDGVTYHWKDSKKEKELQMGLIAQQVEAVFPEAVKTDDKGIKSVAYQNLVAPIINAIKELYTFVLSNDQKHDREIASLKSENAQLENKVDALSKQNEELRSAVCEINPKAKICVSR, encoded by the coding sequence ATGCTCTCAATTTTACTTCTAATATTTGCGCCGCAAACATTTGCTGCGCCCAACTCTCTGACCTATCAGGGTCGAATCGTAAAATCAGACGGCACACCTTTAGAGCATAACAACGTTAGTTTTCTTTTTGAGATCACAAGCCCTAATGGTTCTTGCGTCATTTATCGTGAACAAAAAAATGGCATCAACATGGCCAATAGCAAAGGTGTGTTTGATGTTCCAATTGGTACAGGAACAAAACTTTTCCCTCCGTCACCGACTGCTACTTTGTTAAGTGCCTTTGATAACTCTGCTGTTCAAGATTGTGGTGATGCCGATAACAATGTTGCTAGTACTTACACCCCTTCTGCTAGTCATACGCGTTTATTGCGCGTGCAATTCCACGATGGTACGGGTTGGAAGTTGATCAGCCCTGACAATGAAATTCGTTCAGTACCGTTTGCTGCTTATTCTTCTTCTGCTGAGACTGCAAAAAAAGCAGCTGATGCAGATACTTTAGGTACTCATCCTTTAGCTGACTTCGTTTTGAAATCTGGTGTTACCACTTGTGCAACTGGACAATATTTAACTTATGACGGAACTACTTTTGCCTGCCAAAACGATGCGGGTGGCGCGGGAATGGTTTCGGATGTTAACGTGACTGCCCCCCTTACTAAAGGTGGAACGACTTCAATCCCTGTGATTGGTATTTCAGTGGGCACTAGCGCTGGTACCGTAGCTGCTGGTAACGATGCTCGCTTTACAGATGCACGCGTTCCGATGGGAACAGCGGGTGGAGATCTGAGCGGTACTTATCCTAATCCATCTGTTGCAAAAATTCAGACGATCGCGGTTTCTGCCGTGGCTCCAACAAATGGTCAGTTCTTTAAATACAATGGTACAAACTGGATTGGTTCAGCTATTGCGATGTCAGATGTTACAAATCTGAGTGCTACTTTAGCTACTTACCAAACTACGGCTGCATTTAACTCTGCGGTTGGAAGTGCGAACTGTGCCGCTCACCAAACTCCTTATTGGAATTCTGTTTCTGGATCTTTTCAATGTCAGGCGATCAACGTTTCTATCGCTGGTGATGTGAGTGGTACCATTGGTGCGTCAGTTGTTGATAAGATTAAAGGCGTTGCTGTAGATACAACTGGTTTAACTTCTGGCCAAGTTCTTAAATATGATGGCACGAAGTGGGCGCCAGCAAATGATATCAATGCTGGCGGTACAGTAACAAACATCGCAACTGGAACAGGTCTAAGTGGTGGACCAATTACTTCGACAGGAACTATTTCACTTGCGAATACAGCGGTCACCCCAGCCGTATACGGCTCAACGACAGCAGTCGCTACCTTCACAGTTGATGCTCAAGGTCGCTTGACGGCGGCATCAAATGCGGCGATCGCTTTCCCTGTGACTTCGGTTGCAACCAAGACTGGCGCTGTGACTTTGGATGTGGGCGATATTGGCAATGCTGCTTCTAAATATTTTACTTACAGACCTAACAACGTGGCTTGTACTGATGGACAAGTTATGAAGTGGGTTACTGCAAACTCTCGTTGGGAGTGTGCTTCGGATACGGATACTTCTTCTGGTGGTACTGTTACAAGTATCGCTACGGGCACAGGTCTAAGTGGTGGCCCGATTTCCACTACTGGCACTATTTCTTTAGCTAACACGGCTGTGACTGCAGGCTCTTACACCCGCGCTTCAATCACAGTAGACGCTCAAGGGCGTTTAACTGCTGCAAGCAATGGTGCTGCGATCAGTTTAACCGCAGATGTGACTGGAACTTTACCTATTGCAAATGGTGGCACTGGTCAAACAACTGCGACTGCGGCGTTTAATGCGCTTTCTCCGTTAACGACGAAGGGTGATTTAGTCACTCGTGATGGAACTAATAACATTCGTTTACCGGTGGGAACAAATGGTCAGGTTTTATCTGCGAACTCTGCGCAAGCTTCGGGCCTTCAGTGGATAACTCCGACTAATGGAACAGTAACTAGTGTTACTGGGACTGCTCCGATCGTGGTAGCTACAGGCACTACGACTCCTGCCATTTCAATTGATGATGCAACAGCATCAACCAAAGGTGCTGTTCAAGTGGGTGCTGGTATTGCCGTGACATCTGGAACTATCAGTGCGGATCCAGCAAACTTCCCTTCTGCTGTTCCGGTTACAAAGGGTGGTACTGGTGTTACTTCGTTTACTGCTAACAGATTGCTGGCGTCTAACGGAACTGGCACTGCTTTAACCTATTTCAATTGTCCTGTGGGTCAGATTATCACGTTTGATGCTTCTGGCATTATGGGATGTTCTTCGCTCACTACAGCTGGCGTTTTTGTAAATGGTGGTAATAGTTTTGGTGCTTCATCCTCTTTAGGAAATAATGACAACTATGATCTGTCGATTAAAACAAACAGCCTTACGCGTATCACAGTCAAGGGCTCGGGTAACGTAGGAATTAGCAACTCTTCAGCGCCGCACAAACTAAGCGTTGGTGGAGGTATCTTCTTACAACCGACTCCACCAACTCCTACAACTAATATGAGTACTACAACCGACATCGGTGTTCACTTGAACGCTGATAGTGATGCTGGCGGTCTTGCATTGGTTGATTACGGTTCAAATCGTAAAGACTTAGCTCTTTATTTCGGTGACGATGCTGCAGATAACTTACGCTTCATGAGTTTTAATTCAAATAACGGTTGGGTGCCTGAAGATCGAATGATCATCACGAACGCAGGTTATGTAGGTATTAATACGACGACGCCAACAAAAGTTCTAGATGTAAAAGGTGATGCTCAGTTTGGTTCAAATTCCGCGACAAGTTCAAATATTATCTTGTCACCAAGTGGTGCTGCTCAAGGTACAATTCGATTAACTACGGATGCTAACGCCAACTATCTGCAGTCGGGCCTTGATTCTTCTGTCAATAGTGCGAAAGACCTTCGCTTCGGTCCTGCATTTTCATCGACTCCGTGGATGACGATTGCCGGTTCTACTGGAAATGTTGGTATTGGTATTACGAATCCTGGTAAACTTTTAAATATTCAAAAAGACCAAGCAGCTGACACTGCTATCTTATTAAAAAATGCCAGCACAGCAGACAATGCTATGGCTGCTGTGGATGTGGAAAGTGACGCAGCCGGCGTTCAGTTAGCGGTCTATGGAACTGGTGCAACTGGTAACTGGGGCGCAAGCTCAATTCCTAAAGCAGATTCAGCAGTGCTAAGAACTTACACTGGGTCTCCCGTTGCGAATTTTGGCATCGGTACTGGAAGTGCTAACCCCGTTCATTTGATCACATCAGACAGTCCTCGCCTTACCGTCACTGGTGCAGGTGATGTGGGTATCGGAACGACTACAACCAATTCTAAGTTTGATGTACTGACCGGCAGCACATTCACTAACCTCGGAGCTGGTGGTGCGGCACAATTTAGAAGTTCCGCTTCTGCTAACGCAGACTACATGGGTACTGGTTGGTTGGCAGAAGATCTTTGGGGCCTCATGGTCGGCGATGGGGCGACTTATCGCAATTTAGTTTTGCAACCTTGGGGTGGTAGAGTTGGTATTGGTACGGGAACGACGGCACCTGGAACTACGTTAACTGTAAATGGTAGCGCCCAGATTGACGGTGGTGCTAACTTCATTCTTCACGCATCTTCTAGCACAACTACCGACGCTGGAGACATCGTATTTAATAACTACGACAATTCCCAGATTGCGCGCATCTGGACCAATGGTGGCGGAACCCAATCTATCCAGTTTAGTGCTGGTACAGACACTACACCGGAATTCACTATTAACAGTAGCGGTGCTGCGACCTTAACAGGAACTTTGACTCAGAACTCGGACCGTCGTTTGAAAAAAGATATTCAGACTATTCCTGATGCCTTAAGAAAGATCTCTTCTGTTGATGGTGTGACTTATCACTGGAAAGATTCCAAGAAAGAAAAAGAACTGCAGATGGGTCTTATCGCTCAACAAGTTGAAGCGGTATTCCCTGAAGCTGTTAAGACCGATGATAAAGGTATTAAGTCCGTTGCTTACCAAAACTTAGTGGCTCCGATCATCAATGCGATAAAAGAGCTCTATACTTTTGTATTAAGTAACGATCAAAAACACGACCGCGAAATTGCTTCATTGAAGTCTGAGAACGCACAGCTTGAAAACAAGGTGGATGCGCTTTCCAAACAAAACGAAGAGTTGCGCTCTGCTGTTTGTGAGATCAATCCTAAAGCCAAGATCTGCGTCTCAAGATAA
- a CDS encoding RCC1 domain-containing protein, whose translation MSDRSDFKNKLSRRAFLLNSSAVAASSLLEINKVYASPFLSGAFWKKHSSNLYLWGQNDTGQVGDGTTLTKNTPTGLGTKSEWLKASAGTSYSVAVKKDGTLWAWGRYTLAGFNPLWNVNASSPVQIGTDTNWSAVAAGATFVQATKTDNTLWAWGLCNTGALGIFYWTPTAMNAATDWAYVSATPTANLSFGIKTDGTLWTWGFGGSGSMGGVTEQNTYSPVQVGSATDWAKVFNAYNVSGGIKTDGTLWMWGANNVGQLGDGTTTTRSTPTKIGLLTDWASGATNGNTSSFIKTDGTLWSCGNGNNAQIGLGDFTSYSSPVQIGSATNWSSVSVASFHSIGLKANNTIWGWGTIQYAQLGIRYSSPTQLGSSTYITMTASQNSGLGIKSDGTLWAWGSGSEGTLGLGSTATASSPTQVGSSTWTTVACGYLNTYAIRSDGTLWGWGYNGTGNIDGTGTQKNAPVQISTSTDWVEIIPGNYTAFAKKSDGTYWGWGWNANYNLNDGTTTTRSSPIQIAGTWSDLAQGQDHVLAVKTDGTLWAWGANGSYQIGDNVASSTTRSSPVMIGTATNWSKVFSGYRASSSFATKTDNTLWAWGQGSFGVLGNNSTNPTFSSPVQISGTNWKSVAVTLYSTVALKHDGTLWSWGSNTWGQLGDSTFNSRSTPGQVGTGTSWTKIASSLSFNYAMKSDGTVWAFGQCSDKYGIGLNQFSPVQLNSDSWTSATANGSRTMAVRSDGSLWAWGSGSGGELGIIGLTVTSSPSQIGTATNWSKVFSGLSHSAAIKTDGSLWSWGGNATGHLGDGTSTNRSSPIQVGTGYTNSQLALGYDYTLIRKSDGTIRVCGANDKGSIGILNNTPQQVGTLTNWSVVVAGHSGGHTLAIKTDQTLWAWGQGFFGQLGNGTSPSNQSSPVQVPGSWLKVSAGNSHSLGIKADNTLWAWGQGSSGQIANNPAANTSSPIQIAGTWSNIAAGNSFSLGVRADGTLWAWGLGTSGQLGDSSYSTKSSPVQIGTATYWSNVAAGNTTGYALRNDGVLFAWGVNSSGQQGTGGASNNSPVQVGTMADWTEISAGNSHAIGKK comes from the coding sequence ATGTCGGACCGTTCTGATTTCAAAAACAAGCTTTCTCGCCGAGCGTTTTTACTAAATTCTTCAGCAGTTGCTGCCAGCTCACTTCTAGAAATTAATAAAGTCTACGCCTCACCATTTCTCTCTGGAGCATTCTGGAAAAAGCACTCGAGCAATCTTTATTTGTGGGGACAAAACGATACAGGGCAAGTTGGTGACGGGACTACCCTTACCAAAAATACTCCAACAGGACTTGGAACGAAAAGCGAATGGCTGAAAGCCTCTGCAGGAACGAGTTATTCAGTAGCAGTTAAAAAAGACGGAACACTTTGGGCGTGGGGTAGATATACGTTAGCGGGCTTCAACCCTTTATGGAACGTGAATGCAAGTTCACCCGTGCAAATAGGAACAGATACCAATTGGTCTGCGGTTGCCGCTGGTGCAACTTTTGTTCAAGCGACTAAGACTGACAACACTTTGTGGGCTTGGGGTTTATGCAATACCGGCGCTTTGGGGATTTTTTATTGGACTCCAACAGCGATGAATGCTGCCACTGACTGGGCCTATGTTTCAGCCACACCGACAGCAAACCTATCATTCGGAATTAAAACTGACGGCACTTTATGGACTTGGGGATTTGGCGGTAGCGGTTCTATGGGAGGAGTTACCGAGCAAAATACTTACTCTCCAGTTCAGGTAGGATCTGCAACGGATTGGGCTAAAGTTTTCAATGCTTATAACGTTTCAGGTGGAATAAAAACCGATGGCACACTTTGGATGTGGGGCGCCAACAATGTTGGTCAACTCGGAGATGGAACTACTACTACCCGTAGCACGCCGACTAAAATCGGGTTGCTTACAGACTGGGCTAGTGGTGCAACCAATGGAAATACCTCGAGCTTCATTAAGACTGATGGAACTTTATGGAGTTGTGGCAATGGCAATAATGCGCAAATCGGGCTTGGTGATTTTACAAGCTACAGTTCTCCTGTTCAAATTGGCAGCGCCACAAATTGGTCATCGGTTTCAGTTGCATCTTTTCACTCAATCGGACTTAAAGCCAATAACACCATTTGGGGATGGGGAACAATTCAGTATGCACAACTAGGAATTCGGTATTCGAGCCCTACCCAGTTAGGAAGTTCCACTTATATAACGATGACGGCATCACAAAATTCTGGATTAGGAATTAAAAGTGACGGCACACTTTGGGCATGGGGAAGTGGAAGCGAAGGGACTCTTGGACTTGGAAGTACTGCTACTGCCTCCTCGCCCACCCAAGTGGGATCTAGTACATGGACTACAGTAGCCTGTGGATATCTAAACACGTATGCAATTCGTTCAGATGGAACTCTTTGGGGATGGGGATATAACGGAACCGGCAATATCGATGGAACTGGCACGCAAAAAAATGCTCCGGTGCAAATTTCAACAAGTACTGACTGGGTAGAGATCATCCCAGGTAACTATACTGCCTTTGCTAAGAAATCTGATGGAACCTATTGGGGATGGGGTTGGAACGCTAACTACAATCTAAACGATGGCACTACGACAACCCGAAGTTCACCTATTCAAATTGCAGGAACATGGAGTGACTTGGCTCAAGGGCAAGATCATGTATTAGCAGTTAAAACCGATGGCACTCTTTGGGCCTGGGGCGCAAACGGCAGCTATCAAATAGGCGACAACGTGGCGTCCAGCACGACCCGAAGTTCACCTGTCATGATCGGAACAGCAACGAACTGGAGCAAAGTATTTTCTGGATACAGAGCCAGCTCTAGTTTTGCTACGAAAACAGATAACACTTTATGGGCCTGGGGACAGGGATCATTTGGAGTCTTAGGTAACAACAGTACAAACCCTACCTTTAGTTCTCCTGTGCAAATTTCAGGGACGAACTGGAAGAGCGTTGCCGTAACTCTTTATAGCACCGTGGCACTAAAACATGATGGCACACTATGGTCTTGGGGGAGCAATACTTGGGGGCAACTGGGAGATTCAACCTTTAACAGCCGTTCTACACCAGGCCAAGTCGGGACCGGTACTTCTTGGACGAAAATTGCATCTAGCCTAAGCTTTAACTACGCAATGAAAAGTGATGGAACTGTATGGGCATTCGGTCAATGCTCAGACAAATACGGAATAGGATTAAATCAATTCTCGCCTGTCCAACTTAATTCAGACAGTTGGACAAGTGCAACGGCAAATGGAAGTCGTACGATGGCAGTCCGTTCTGATGGAAGTTTATGGGCTTGGGGTTCTGGATCAGGTGGAGAGTTAGGGATAATTGGCTTAACCGTCACGAGTTCACCAAGTCAGATTGGAACTGCAACTAATTGGTCAAAAGTATTTTCAGGTTTAAGCCATTCGGCAGCTATAAAAACGGATGGTTCATTATGGAGTTGGGGAGGAAATGCAACAGGTCACTTAGGCGATGGAACTTCGACCAATCGCAGCTCACCTATTCAAGTTGGAACCGGATATACGAATTCGCAGCTGGCCCTTGGATATGATTATACGTTGATAAGAAAATCGGATGGTACCATTAGAGTTTGTGGCGCCAACGACAAGGGCTCAATAGGTATTCTGAATAATACGCCACAACAGGTAGGAACATTAACTAATTGGAGTGTTGTCGTAGCGGGGCACTCTGGCGGTCATACACTAGCGATAAAAACTGATCAAACATTATGGGCATGGGGACAGGGATTTTTTGGACAACTCGGCAATGGAACCTCCCCTTCTAATCAATCTTCGCCAGTTCAAGTTCCCGGTTCTTGGCTTAAGGTTTCGGCAGGAAACTCTCACTCTTTAGGAATTAAGGCAGACAATACCTTATGGGCTTGGGGACAAGGCTCAAGCGGTCAAATCGCAAACAATCCTGCAGCAAATACTAGCTCCCCCATTCAAATCGCTGGTACTTGGAGCAACATAGCTGCTGGCAATTCTTTTTCGTTAGGTGTACGTGCCGATGGGACATTGTGGGCATGGGGCCTCGGAACGAGCGGACAATTAGGCGACAGTTCTTATAGTACAAAGAGCTCGCCTGTACAAATTGGAACTGCAACCTACTGGAGTAATGTCGCCGCCGGAAATACCACCGGCTATGCATTAAGAAATGATGGGGTCTTGTTTGCTTGGGGAGTTAATTCCTCTGGACAGCAGGGAACGGGTGGGGCTTCAAACAATTCGCCGGTTCAAGTTGGTACAATGGCTGATTGGACCGAAATTTCTGCTGGCAATTCTCATGCTATTGGCAAGAAGTAA
- a CDS encoding class I SAM-dependent methyltransferase, with amino-acid sequence MKLNLGCGFQKKEGFVNVDISAGCNADVVLDCATEKWPWADSSVDEVHFDFSLEQMGESKKDLQCILQELYRVCKNDAVIKIVFIHPRHDQFELNPLCSHRLSPEFFNLLSVSNNLSMIANGSFDTSLGLAWGVNFNMARHKYLVTSQLGQEMEAGRISEDQIRQRIPFDNNICHAVEVDLTVIKNVIEIPVT; translated from the coding sequence ATGAAGCTTAATTTGGGCTGTGGCTTTCAGAAAAAAGAAGGCTTTGTAAACGTGGATATTTCTGCGGGTTGCAATGCGGATGTAGTGTTAGATTGCGCTACAGAAAAATGGCCGTGGGCGGATAGTTCTGTTGATGAAGTTCATTTTGATTTTTCGTTAGAGCAGATGGGGGAAAGCAAAAAAGATCTGCAATGCATCCTGCAAGAGTTATATCGTGTATGTAAAAACGATGCTGTTATCAAAATCGTCTTCATTCATCCTCGACACGATCAATTTGAGTTAAATCCTTTGTGCAGTCATAGATTGTCTCCTGAGTTCTTTAACTTACTCTCGGTGAGTAATAATCTGAGTATGATTGCAAATGGATCCTTTGATACCTCACTTGGACTTGCATGGGGGGTTAATTTCAATATGGCCCGCCATAAGTATTTAGTAACTTCTCAATTAGGACAAGAAATGGAAGCTGGTCGAATTTCCGAAGACCAAATTCGACAGCGCATTCCATTTGATAATAATATTTGTCATGCTGTTGAGGTCGACTTAACCGTTATAAAAAATGTTATAGAGATTCCTGTAACCTGA
- a CDS encoding glycosyltransferase family protein — MVTAKSNHLLDQQVAAGLNGDFARGWAIAEELRQLNPHCNRSKFNRAWYEMMRGDLLEGLTLLDAGRWENAFGDKPLPTNKPIYRNEDLKGKNLLLTSEGGYGDEIINVRFAKDFADRGAKVTVTCDPSLRSVFARVPGVVSVVGHKAAPDVYHDFWVPGMSAARVLEYSYQKLTGEPYLFVDPTYNAKWKAMFDARFANGSRPRIGLRFFGNPKFEHEQFRKFPKEDLINAVGDRPWINLQKEETDLPLETWEDTLAVISQLDLVITSCTSVAHASAALGKETWVITPVLPYYIWALPGDKTPWYKTVTLFRQEKFGEWHQVFAKIKTALNEKGF; from the coding sequence ATGGTCACAGCAAAATCGAATCATCTTTTGGATCAGCAAGTCGCCGCCGGTCTTAATGGCGACTTCGCTCGCGGCTGGGCAATTGCCGAAGAGCTAAGACAATTAAATCCTCACTGCAATCGTTCAAAATTCAATCGCGCTTGGTATGAAATGATGCGCGGAGATTTGCTTGAAGGTTTGACATTGTTAGATGCCGGTCGCTGGGAAAATGCCTTTGGTGACAAGCCCCTTCCTACGAATAAACCAATTTATCGCAATGAAGATCTTAAAGGTAAAAACCTACTGCTGACCAGTGAAGGTGGTTATGGTGACGAGATCATCAATGTGCGCTTTGCCAAAGACTTTGCTGATCGTGGCGCTAAAGTCACCGTGACATGTGATCCTTCTTTAAGAAGTGTTTTTGCCAGAGTCCCTGGCGTTGTTTCCGTTGTCGGTCATAAAGCGGCGCCGGATGTGTACCATGACTTTTGGGTTCCGGGGATGAGTGCGGCACGTGTTCTTGAATATAGCTACCAAAAGCTAACTGGCGAACCGTATCTTTTTGTTGATCCAACCTACAATGCAAAATGGAAAGCAATGTTTGATGCCCGTTTTGCAAATGGATCTCGCCCCCGGATCGGTTTACGTTTTTTCGGAAATCCGAAATTTGAGCATGAACAGTTTAGAAAGTTCCCGAAAGAAGACCTTATCAACGCTGTCGGTGATCGCCCGTGGATTAATTTGCAAAAAGAAGAAACCGATCTTCCCTTAGAAACTTGGGAAGACACTTTAGCGGTTATCAGTCAGTTGGATTTAGTTATTACTTCTTGCACGAGTGTGGCCCACGCCAGTGCCGCTTTAGGTAAAGAGACTTGGGTGATTACTCCGGTGCTTCCTTACTACATTTGGGCTTTACCTGGGGATAAAACACCTTGGTATAAAACCGTAACTTTATTCCGTCAGGAAAAATTCGGTGAATGGCATCAGGTCTTTGCAAAAATCAAAACAGCTTTGAACGAAAAAGGATTTTAG
- a CDS encoding EamA family transporter, with amino-acid sequence MMKNNPRLRGIIEISIASLGFGFLGIFGKWAFASGLSVGELLSYRFALAAVLIWIFLLLFKPDWVRLSAKQIGLSALLGIFGYAVFSTLYFEAIKGVSVTLAAMLLYTYPFWVNIFSHFFTHDKISKKEALCLAAALIGLVLLLWGHIEVQSVWAVAAGLGSAIAYAIYVLLSGRYQQSVRPITSTLYVITFGALALAAFHQPNFAELKELSPYQATYVLGIAIVCTIIPLTMVLSALQKLRSKEVALLTMMEPVTAAFMGAILFHESLSASQLLGALIIAAALVFNTLSKKKY; translated from the coding sequence ATGATGAAAAACAACCCACGCTTAAGAGGAATTATTGAAATCTCCATCGCAAGCCTGGGTTTTGGTTTTTTAGGGATCTTTGGTAAATGGGCCTTTGCTTCGGGCCTTTCAGTGGGCGAGCTTCTTTCTTATCGTTTCGCCTTAGCCGCGGTATTAATCTGGATATTTCTTCTTCTGTTCAAACCTGACTGGGTTCGTCTTTCCGCAAAACAAATTGGTTTGTCTGCCCTTCTGGGAATTTTCGGTTACGCGGTTTTTTCCACTTTATATTTTGAAGCGATTAAAGGTGTGAGTGTCACTTTAGCAGCGATGCTTTTATATACTTATCCGTTTTGGGTGAATATATTTTCGCACTTTTTCACCCACGATAAAATATCTAAAAAAGAAGCGCTTTGTTTGGCCGCTGCTTTAATAGGATTGGTTTTACTTTTGTGGGGGCATATCGAAGTTCAAAGTGTGTGGGCTGTGGCTGCGGGATTAGGCTCTGCCATTGCTTACGCGATTTATGTTTTACTTTCGGGACGTTACCAACAAAGTGTCAGACCTATCACTTCAACTTTATATGTGATCACCTTTGGTGCTTTAGCTTTGGCTGCTTTTCATCAACCTAACTTTGCGGAACTTAAAGAGCTAAGTCCGTATCAGGCGACCTATGTATTAGGAATCGCCATTGTTTGCACGATCATTCCGTTAACCATGGTCCTATCTGCTTTACAAAAATTAAGAAGCAAAGAAGTCGCTCTCTTAACAATGATGGAACCGGTGACTGCTGCATTTATGGGGGCGATTCTTTTTCACGAATCTCTGTCAGCGTCTCAGCTTCTTGGGGCTCTGATCATTGCGGCGGCACTGGTGTTTAATACTCTTTCAAAAAAGAAATACTGA
- a CDS encoding pseudouridine synthase: MSEDNSTQRIRLNKLIADSGLASRRHADRMIEEGLVTVNGKKVYELGVKVDPEADRILVDGKVLRKALSQKLYLIMNKPKGVLTTMEDPMERPTIAEYLVDVPTRVFPVGRLDWDSEGMLLLTNDGDFANKVMHPKAEVTKTYLVKLDGKPEPQHLQKLKNGVSIIGGKVSARHIERIKKQGDNKSDKYEWYKIVITEGKNRQIRQMFAKVGFDVLKLQRVAIGRLRMGALKTGELVYLNEAAVERVFLADDPEEVKTKRTYKGRATTMKNKGPGAATGSKGAKKASAKKPTRGKALYEKGVRK, translated from the coding sequence ATGTCTGAAGATAACTCCACTCAAAGAATTAGACTTAATAAACTAATCGCGGATAGCGGTTTAGCGTCCCGCCGTCATGCCGACCGTATGATCGAAGAAGGCCTGGTTACCGTAAACGGTAAAAAGGTGTACGAGTTGGGTGTTAAAGTTGATCCTGAAGCCGATCGCATCCTAGTTGACGGCAAAGTCTTGCGCAAAGCCCTTAGCCAAAAACTTTACCTTATTATGAATAAGCCTAAAGGTGTTCTAACAACGATGGAAGATCCGATGGAGCGTCCAACGATTGCTGAATACTTGGTTGATGTTCCTACCCGCGTATTCCCGGTGGGTCGTCTGGACTGGGATTCTGAAGGTATGTTGCTTCTTACGAACGACGGTGATTTCGCGAACAAAGTTATGCACCCGAAAGCGGAAGTAACAAAAACATATCTAGTAAAACTAGATGGCAAACCTGAACCACAACATCTGCAAAAATTAAAAAACGGTGTTTCGATCATTGGTGGTAAAGTTTCTGCCCGTCATATCGAGCGCATTAAAAAACAAGGCGACAACAAATCTGATAAGTACGAATGGTACAAAATCGTGATCACAGAGGGTAAAAACCGTCAGATCCGTCAAATGTTCGCTAAGGTTGGTTTTGACGTTTTGAAACTTCAACGTGTGGCGATTGGTCGCTTGCGTATGGGTGCTTTAAAAACGGGTGAGTTGGTTTACTTAAATGAGGCTGCTGTTGAACGCGTGTTCTTGGCGGATGATCCGGAAGAAGTAAAAACAAAACGCACTTACAAGGGTCGCGCTACTACAATGAAGAACAAAGGCCCTGGCGCTGCAACTGGTTCTAAGGGAGCTAAAAAAGCTTCTGCAAAAAAACCGACTCGCGGTAAAGCTTTGTACGAAAAAGGTGTAAGAAAATAA